The Streptomyces sp. NBC_01275 genome has a segment encoding these proteins:
- a CDS encoding ABC transporter substrate-binding protein, whose amino-acid sequence MKGVTRRGAAAGILGVLAMTACLNPGAGADSGPPGTGEATVQAKALTVWTNSADPESIRNVYERFGEKHGVRMNIVEIAADGFENQVQTKWASGDRPDILEYHATSAFWALNPARNMVDLSSMPYVAKSGDLYQHVGAYRGRTYAAVTQSPGLFGIFYNKNVLKKAGLRAPKTYDDLSRICSVLKAKDPAVNPLWESGGSQWPTQILGGILYMSSAQKRDDWAQKIMDKKAAFDDRNGPFVAGASAYDRLRKDGCFNKDATTATFEASVRSVADGSSAMVALGSDLSPFNQEFGGDTDKTDATVGFAAVSADGPVASWAPNVSGTWYVPKTGDARRQSTALAFIEYATGEGYQQYIEESKTAPLLAGFEEPSGVQHLQQQITAAYKGNSALAFNTDLVGFSDRFPTYTTGILSGQEAPQGVGNKAQIAFEQGAKAAGLPGW is encoded by the coding sequence ATGAAGGGCGTGACACGCAGAGGCGCAGCAGCGGGAATCCTCGGAGTTCTGGCGATGACCGCCTGCTTGAACCCCGGCGCCGGCGCAGACTCCGGACCTCCTGGGACGGGGGAGGCCACGGTCCAGGCCAAAGCGTTGACCGTCTGGACCAACAGCGCCGATCCCGAATCGATCAGAAACGTCTACGAGCGGTTCGGGGAGAAGCACGGCGTCAGGATGAACATTGTCGAGATCGCCGCGGACGGCTTCGAGAACCAGGTCCAGACGAAGTGGGCCAGCGGGGACCGGCCCGACATCCTCGAATACCACGCCACCTCCGCCTTCTGGGCCCTCAACCCGGCCCGGAACATGGTGGATCTGTCAAGCATGCCGTACGTCGCCAAGTCCGGCGACCTCTACCAGCACGTCGGGGCATACCGCGGAAGAACGTACGCCGCGGTCACCCAGAGCCCAGGGCTCTTCGGCATTTTCTACAACAAGAACGTGCTCAAGAAGGCCGGACTGCGAGCCCCGAAGACGTACGACGACCTGAGCCGCATCTGCTCGGTGCTCAAAGCGAAGGATCCTGCCGTGAACCCTCTTTGGGAAAGCGGCGGTTCACAATGGCCCACGCAGATTCTGGGCGGCATCCTGTACATGAGCTCGGCTCAGAAGCGGGATGACTGGGCACAGAAGATCATGGACAAGAAGGCCGCGTTCGACGACCGGAACGGCCCGTTCGTCGCCGGAGCCTCCGCATACGATCGGCTGCGCAAGGATGGTTGCTTCAACAAGGACGCCACCACCGCCACGTTCGAGGCGTCGGTGAGATCCGTCGCCGACGGGTCGAGCGCGATGGTCGCGCTCGGCTCCGATCTCAGCCCGTTCAACCAGGAGTTCGGCGGCGACACCGACAAGACGGACGCGACCGTCGGCTTCGCCGCGGTGTCGGCGGACGGTCCCGTCGCATCCTGGGCGCCGAATGTCTCCGGCACCTGGTACGTCCCCAAAACCGGGGACGCGAGGCGGCAGAGCACGGCACTCGCCTTCATCGAGTACGCCACCGGTGAGGGGTACCAGCAGTACATCGAGGAATCCAAGACGGCCCCGCTCCTTGCGGGCTTCGAAGAGCCGTCCGGCGTGCAGCACCTGCAACAGCAGATCACCGCCGCGTACAAGGGGAACTCGGCTCTGGCGTTCAACACCGACCTGGTGGGCTTCAGTGACCGCTTCCCCACCTACACCACCGGGATTCTCAGCGGCCAGGAGGCACCGCAGGGTGTGGGGAATAAAGCGCAGATCGCCTTCGAGCAAGGTGCCAAGGCCGCCGGTCTGCCGGGGTGGTGA